One window from the genome of Elaeis guineensis isolate ETL-2024a chromosome 5, EG11, whole genome shotgun sequence encodes:
- the LOC105046195 gene encoding protein NUCLEAR FUSION DEFECTIVE 4 — protein MGSSSTPIFLFPWLSLVAIIWLQSINGTNSVFSNYSSQLKSQLKISQVKLNYLNVASDAGKLFGWCSGVTARHLPLWLVLIIGAIIGLIGYGVQFLFLANKIASLPYWQAFLFSVLAGNSVCWINTVCYIAAMRRFPVDHGTVVCLATSYCALSAKIYIAMSQVIMAGNPSDDSIYLLLNSIVPIVTGAITSPFLKESKPASPKTRTGLVTIFVIAGVTGTYAVVETVAPVFDNMPSRLPPLILLVMVVLLVIFVPLVNVIKWIKEGNWSFKMVGEEMEKSVIKVEEKEVEEGGEGCREEERWETSVGREYGVRELVACMEFWLYFMVYGCGGTLGLVYASNLGQISQSRGISDTVLVSISSSFSFFGKLFSALLSAFSSRYMVSRPASMLLLMIPMAATFFLLLNPTNACLFIGTAIIGMCSGAMTSLAVSVTSELFGTEHFGVNHNILIANIPLGSFLFGYIAGFIYDKEGGGGHGPCIGTQCYHKTFIIWGIFCSLGTILSFVLYIRTRKWSKRREPGS, from the exons ATGGGCAGCTCATCAACCCCTATCTTCCTATTTCCATGGCTATCCTTGGTGGCCATCATCTGGCTCCAATCCATCAACGGCACCAATTCGGTCTTCTCGAACTACTCTTCCCAGCTGAAGTCCCAGCTCAAGATATCCCAAGTGAAGCTCAACTACCTCAACGTTGCCTCCGATGCTGGGAAGCTCTTTGGGTGGTGCTCGGGTGTCACAGCTCGCCACCTTCCCCTATGGCTGGTCCTCATCATAGGTGCAATCATTGGTTTGATTGGTTATGGCGTCCAATTCCTCTTCCTAGCCAATAAGATCGCATCACTCCCATATTGGCAAGCCTTCTTGTTCAGCGTGCTTGCAGGGAACAGCGTCTGCTGGATCAACACCGTGTGTTACATCGCAGCCATGAGGAGGTTCCCTGTGGACCATGGGACCGTTGTGTGTTTGGCCACAAGTTATTGCGCTTTGAGTGCCAAGATCTACATAGCTATGTCACAAGTGATCATGGCAGGTAATCCTAGTGACGACAGCATCTACCTATTACTAAACTCCATTGTGCCTATCGTGACAGGTGCAATCACTTCACCATTTCTTAAGGAATCAAAGCCGGCCAGTCCGAAGACTCGCACCGGTCTTGTTACGATATTTGTGATCGCCGGCGTCACAGGAACATATGCAGTGGTGGAGACGGTGGCTCCGGTCTTCGATAACATGCCGAGCAGGCTACCGCCGTTGATTCTATTGGTCATGGTTGTATTGTTAGTAATCTTTGTGCCTCTGGTGAATGTCATAAAGTGGATAAAGGAAGGGAATTGGAGCTTCAAGATGGTAGGAGAGGAAATGGAGAAGAGTGTGATAAAAGTTGAGGAGAAGGAAGTTGAGGAAGGTGGTGAAGGGTGCAGAGAAGAGGAGAGATGGGAAACTTCGGTGGGAAGAGAATATGGGGTGCGGGAGTTGGTAGCATGCATGGAGTTCTGGTTATATTTCATGGTATACGGCTGCGGGGGTACGTTGGGCTTGGTATATGCTAGCAACCTGGGTCAGATATCTCAGTCTCGCGGGATATCCGACACGGTACTGGTTTccatctcctcgtccttcagcttctTCGGGAAATTGTTCTCGGCTCTCTTGTCCGCGTTCTCCAG CAGGTACATGGTTTCAAGGCCAGCATCAATGTTATTGCTAATGATTCCAATGGCAGCTACCTTCTTCTTGCTGCTTAACCCCACCAATGCCTGCCTGTTCATCGGCACAGCCATCATAGGTATGTGCTCGGGGGCCATGACTTCCCTTGCTGTCTCCGTGACCTCCGAATTGTTTGGCACTGAGCATTTTGGTGTAAATCACAATATTCTTATTGCCAATATCCCTCTTGGATCATTTTTGTTTGGCTATATTGCGGGATTCATCTACGACAAGGAAGGTGGTGGGGGACATGGTCCATGCATTGGAACCCAATGCTACCACAAGACTTTCATCATCTGGGGAATTTTTTGCTCCTTGGGAACAATCTTAAGCTTTGTTCTGTACATTCGGACAAGAAAATGGTCCAAGAGAAGGGAACCGGGCAGCTGA
- the LOC105045937 gene encoding protein NUCLEAR FUSION DEFECTIVE 4 has product MPSPSVQWLSLIGTMWLQAINGANSDFPVYSSQLKDLKSISQIQLNFLAFASDAGKLFGWLSGLAAIFLPLWLVPVIGATFGLVGYGVQFLFLESTRLSYWHLFILTALAGNGICWINTACYLICIQNFPSDSRVAVGLSTGYVALSAKIYTVLADAIFHPRPNHNAKPYLLLNAIVPILISLLVSPFLREMGTKNKARSSWGFMVMFAITLATGICAVVGSFGSEARRHAISLGILLTVPLVVPLAMKYREGKEELWWNRKERRVHDITVDEVETGERVMDLEVKEAGAVDGKVEGSVEVGGLQLLRKLDFWLYFFSYMFSATLGLVFLNNLGQIAESRGFSKTSTLVSLSSSFGFFGRLLPSLLDYYSTRSGYMVSRPAFMATLMAPMAGAFFLLLNPSRHFLYLSTTIIGACTGAITSIAVSATTELFGIKHFGVNHNIVVTNIPIGSFLFGYLAALLYQREAEGSHSCKGIECYEKTFIIWGSTCSLATLLCIVLYAKTRKFC; this is encoded by the exons ATGCCTTCTCCCTCTGTGCAATGGTTGAGCTTGATTGGGACCATGTGGCTCCAGGCCATTAATGGGGCAAATTCTGACTTCCCAGTTTACTCATCCCAGCTCAAAGATCTTAAATCCATCTCTCAAATCCAGCTCAATTTCCTTGCTTTCGCCTCTGATGCAGGAAAGCTCTTTGGCTGGCTTTCTGGTCTTGCTGCCATTTTTCTCCCCCTCTGGCTGGTTCCAGTGATTGGTGCAACTTTTGGGCTGGTAGGCTATGGCGTGCAGTTTCTCTTCCTAGAGAGTACTCGGCTATCCTACTGGCATCTCTTCATACTCACTGCCCTGGCTGGAAATGGCATATGTTGGATCAATACTGCTTGCTACCTCATCTGTATCCAAAATTTTCCTTCAGATAGCCGTGTTGCAGTTGGGCTATCCACAGGCTATGTTGCTTTGAGTGCTAAGATCTACACTGTTCTGGCGGATGCAATCTTCCACCCACGGCCCAATCATAATGCAAAGCCATATCTCCTCCTCAATGCCATTGTACCTATACTAATTAGTCTTTTAGTTTCACCATTTCTTCGGGAGATGGGGACCAAAAATAAAGCAAGATCAAGTTGGGGGTTCATGGTGATGTTTGCCATAACACTGGCAACTGGAATTTGTGCAGTTGTTGGCAGCTTTGGGTCTGAAGCAAGAAGGCATGCAATAAGCCTAGGAATACTTCTGACGGTGCCTTTGGTGGTTCCTTTGGCCATGAAGTATAGAGAAGGCAAAGAAGAGTTATGGTGGAACCGGAAGGAGAGGAGAGTCCATGATATAACTGTAGATGAGGTTGAAACTGGAGAGAGAGTCATGGATCTTGAGGTGAAGGAAGCAGGGGCTGTAGATGGGAAAGTAGAAGGGTCAGTGGAAGTTGGAGGCCTTCAACTGTTAAGGAAGTTGGACTTTTGGTTGTATTTCTTCAGCTACATGTTTAGTGCTACCTtgggtcttgtcttcttgaaCAACCTGGGACAGATAGCAGAGTCTCGTGGATTCTCGAAGACTTCCACCCTGGTCTCCCTGTCTTCTTCTTTTGGTTTCTTTGGTCGTCTCCTTCCATCTCTTCTGGACTACTATTCAACAAG AAGTGGGTACATGGTGTCAAGGCCGGCATTCATGGCCACACTGATGGCTCCCATGGCAGGAGCCTTCTTCCTACTTCTAAATCCAAGCAGGCATTTCTTGTACCTGAGCACTACTATTATTGGAGCGTGCACTGGGGCAATTACATCTATTGCCGTCTCGGCAACCACTGAGCTATTTGGCATCAAGCATTTTGGCGTGAACCACAACATTGTTGTCACAAATATACCGATAGGGTCGTTTCTCTTTGGTTACCTTGCTGCTCTTCTTTACCAGAGAGAAGCTGAAGGAAGCCATAGCTGCAAGGGGATCGAGTGCTACGAGAAAACCTTTATTATATGGGGTTCCACTTGCTCCCTTGCTACTCTTCTTTGTATAGTTCTCTATGCCAAAACTCGAAAGTTTTGCTGA